One Chromobacterium paludis genomic window carries:
- a CDS encoding DUF1842 domain-containing protein has translation MEKTGLYLLKLSFTPEKGMTGAGSMTLAVTVNASTGALHGQAHGSILEGTQHSPTFTSPAVGAMHSTGFGHITRVGAVHGEAAVSVAPPAIGTYLAPFSASFGLGADWTGQGQFTVGTHTYKCEVKMVD, from the coding sequence ATGGAAAAGACAGGCCTGTATTTGCTTAAGCTGAGCTTCACTCCCGAAAAAGGCATGACTGGCGCAGGCTCCATGACGCTTGCCGTCACGGTCAATGCCTCCACCGGCGCTCTGCACGGCCAGGCGCACGGCTCCATTCTGGAAGGTACGCAGCATTCCCCGACCTTCACTTCTCCGGCAGTGGGCGCCATGCACAGCACTGGCTTTGGCCACATCACCAGGGTCGGCGCCGTTCATGGCGAGGCTGCGGTATCCGTCGCTCCGCCGGCCATCGGCACCTACCTCGCTCCGTTCTCCGCCAGCTTCGGCCTCGGCGCCGACTGGACTGGCCAAGGCCAATTCACCGTGGGAACCCATACCTACAAGTGTGAAGTGAAGATGGTGGACTAA
- a CDS encoding tyrosine-type recombinase/integrase: MGVYQIDTPTMPLTDVKVRQTKPTDKPVKISDSNGLYLLVKPNGSKLWRYKYRMADAAGTIRENVYAIGDYPTFSLSEARAERDRARELVKAGRHPSQVRRSEKSDKIAENANTFQSVALEWLEKKRASWKPYTFSQASNALHKNAFPSFGSSPLREVTSAMLLEMLQKMEKRGAETLALQVRQWCSAIFCYGVATLRADFDPAYAIKGALHRPPVNHSRSLTTADLADLKAKLDAYGGNRQTIIAMRLLIYCFTRTGELRLASWAEFDLDRAEWRIPAGRMKMARLHIVPLSRQAVELLRELRTITGGGDLLFPNQRKPRESMSATTINRALEHMGYSSGMVTGHDFRATASTLLHENGFTALAIERQLAHAERNKVKAAYNHAEYMEERRQMMQWWADYIDSIPPKEIPKVDQATLT, translated from the coding sequence TTGGGGGTATATCAAATCGATACCCCCACCATGCCCCTTACAGACGTCAAGGTTAGACAGACAAAGCCAACCGACAAGCCGGTAAAAATCAGCGACAGCAATGGCCTCTATCTACTGGTCAAGCCCAATGGCTCAAAGTTGTGGCGCTACAAGTACCGCATGGCTGATGCTGCAGGCACCATTCGTGAGAATGTCTATGCCATTGGCGATTATCCTACCTTCTCGTTGTCAGAGGCCCGCGCTGAACGAGATCGCGCGCGAGAGTTGGTGAAGGCTGGCCGCCATCCATCACAGGTTCGCAGGTCAGAAAAATCTGACAAGATCGCAGAGAATGCCAACACCTTCCAATCAGTCGCATTGGAATGGCTGGAAAAGAAGAGGGCCAGCTGGAAGCCTTACACATTTTCTCAAGCCTCGAACGCACTCCATAAAAATGCCTTTCCATCTTTTGGCTCTTCACCCCTGCGTGAAGTCACATCGGCCATGCTATTGGAGATGCTTCAGAAAATGGAGAAGCGTGGTGCCGAAACACTTGCCTTGCAGGTGCGCCAATGGTGCTCCGCCATATTCTGCTACGGTGTTGCCACGTTGCGCGCAGACTTCGATCCCGCTTATGCCATCAAAGGGGCGTTGCACCGACCACCGGTCAACCACAGCAGATCGCTCACAACTGCCGACCTGGCAGACTTGAAGGCGAAGCTGGACGCATACGGCGGCAATCGGCAAACAATAATTGCTATGCGCCTGTTGATCTACTGCTTCACGCGAACGGGCGAACTGCGGCTGGCCAGTTGGGCGGAGTTTGATCTGGATCGAGCAGAATGGCGCATACCGGCGGGCAGGATGAAAATGGCGCGACTGCACATCGTGCCGCTATCTCGGCAAGCAGTGGAACTGCTGAGGGAGCTAAGGACGATAACGGGCGGCGGCGATTTGTTGTTTCCAAATCAGCGCAAGCCCAGAGAAAGCATGAGCGCAACGACAATCAACCGCGCGCTAGAGCATATGGGATACAGCTCTGGGATGGTGACAGGCCATGACTTTCGAGCCACGGCCTCTACCCTGCTGCATGAGAATGGTTTTACTGCGTTGGCGATTGAGCGCCAGTTGGCGCACGCAGAGAGGAATAAAGTAAAAGCGGCGTACAACCATGCTGAATACATGGAGGAACGCCGCCAGATGATGCAATGGTGGGCCGACTATATCGACTCGATACCGCCCAAGGAAATACCTAAAGTAGATCAAGCTACCCTGACCTGA
- a CDS encoding helix-turn-helix transcriptional regulator has product MADRFLRIKEVRERTGLSTTTIYDRMKEGAFPKQIKLGERVAVWLESEINAWIEAASQVRVA; this is encoded by the coding sequence ATGGCTGATCGTTTTCTGAGAATCAAGGAAGTGCGAGAGAGGACTGGTTTGAGCACCACTACGATTTATGACCGCATGAAGGAGGGCGCATTCCCCAAGCAGATCAAGCTGGGGGAGCGCGTTGCGGTTTGGCTGGAGAGCGAAATCAATGCCTGGATAGAGGCTGCAAGTCAGGTCAGGGTAGCTTGA